TGCGTCTCGCTGCTGCAGCTGCGCCTGCTGAGGGATCGCTGATGACCGGCACCACCCTCACCCATCGCTTCGCGCCAGGCCGCGTCTTCGTCTGGCTGCTGCTGCTCGCCGGCGGCCTGTTGATGCTGACGCCGCTGCTCTTCATGTTCTCGACCTCGTTAAAGGACTCGGCCGACATCTACGATCTTCGGCTGATCCCGGCGGCGCCGACGCTCGACAACTACAAGACCGTGCTCTCGGACGGGCGCTTCCTGCGCTGGTTCTGGAACTCGCTGGCGATCGCGACCATCGTCACCCTGTCGAACGTCTTCTTCGACAGCCTGGTCGGCTACACCCTCGCCAAGTTCCAGTTCCGCGGCCGCTATCTCGTCTTCCTGGCGATCCTCTCGACCCTGATGATCCCGACCGAGATGCTGGTCATTCCCTGGTACGTCATGGCGAAGAACTTCGGCTGGCTCGACAGCTACTGGGGCATCATGTTCCCGGGCATGATGACCGCCTTCGGCACCTTCCTGATGAAGCAGTTCTTCGAGACGGTGCCGAACGACTTCCTCGAGGCGGCGCGCGTCGACGGGCTCAACGAGTTCGCGATCTTCTGGCGCATCGCTTTGCCGCTGGTGACGCCGGCGCTGTCGGCGCTGGCGATTTTCACCTTCCTCAGCAACTGGACGGCCTTCATCTGGCCGCTGATCGTCACGACGAGCAAGGAACTCTACACGCTCCCGGTCGGGCTCGCCTCCTTCGCGGTCGAATCGCAGATCCAGTGGGAGCTGATCATGACTGGGGCGGCGCTGGCGACGATCCCGACGCTCGCCGTCTTCCTGCTGCTCCAGCGCTACATCGTCCGCGGCGTCGTGCTCGCCGGGCTCAAGGGATGAATGCGATGACCGCCCACACCGATCCGCGCACCAGCGACAGCACCGTCTTCCCCGATCCGGTCTACAAGGAGACGGTGCTGCGCCCGCTCTTCGACGCGGTGAAGACCCATCATGTCGAGGGCTTCCGCGCCGTCGACCGCGCCCATCTCGTCATGCTGGCCGAGACCGGCATCCTGTCGCGCGAGACGGCGTCCGGCATCGCACGTGCCCTGAGCGAGATCGAGCGCGAGATCGACCCGGCGACGCTGACCTATACCGGCGAGGTCGAGGATTATTTCTTCCTGGTCGAAGCGGAGCTGCGCAAACGCCTGAAAGCCGACGACAATGGCCGGCTGCACACCGGCCGCTCGCGCAACGACATCGAGCACACCCTGTTCAAGCTGGCGCTGAAGCCCCGGCTCGACAAGCTCGCCAGCCAGCTGCGCGCCCTGATCGGCGCTGCGCTGACGCTGGCGGAGCGGGAGAAGGCGACGCTGATCGTCGCCTATACCCACGGCCAGCCGGCCCAGCCCTCGACGCTCGGCCATTACCTCTCGGCCGCGATCGAGGTGATGCTGCGCGACCATCAGCGCGTGGTGCAGGCGCGCGAGCTTCTCGATCTCTGCCCGCTCGGCGCCGCCGCGATCACCACCTCGGGCTTCCCGCTCGACCGCCATCGCACCGCGCATCTGCTCGGCTTCAAGGCGCCCTTGCAGAACTCCTATGGCTGCATCGCTGCGGTTGATTACGTCACCGGCGTCTTCAGCGCGGTCGAGCTGGTCTTCCTGCATCTCGGCCGGCTGATTCAGGATCTGCAGTTCTGGACCGCCTTCGAGGTCGGCCAGATCTATGTGCCCAATGCCTTCGTGCAGATCTCCTCGATCATGCCGCAGAAGCGCAATCCGGTGCCGATCGAGCATCTGCGCCATCTCGCCTCGCAAACGGTGAGCCGCGCCCGGCTCGTGCGCGACGTCGTCCACAACACGCCGTTCACCGACATGAACGACTCAGAGGGCGAGACCCAGGAAGCCGGCTACCAGAGCTTCGAGAGCGGTGGGCGCGTGCTCGATCTCCTCGCAGCGTTGTTGCCGGCGCTCTCGGTCGACAGCCGCCGTGTCGCCGAGACCATCCGGCGTTCCTGCATCACCATCACCGAACTCGCCGATACGCTGGTACGCAAAGAAAACCTCTCCTTCCGCGCCGCCCATGAAGTCGCCTCGGCGGTGGCGCGCGCCGTCGTCGCCAGAGATGGCGACCTGCCGCGCGATGGCTACGAGCCCTTCGCCGAAGCCTTCCGCCACGTTGCCAGCCGCGAACCGACCCTGACGCGCGAGGACTTCGCTACCGCCGTCTCGCCCGAGAACTTCGTCGCCCTGCGCGAGCGCTTCGGCGGACCGGGTCCCAAGGCACTGGGCGAAGCGCTCGCCTTCTATCGCGCCGAGCTTACCGCAGCCGAAGACGCCGCCAGCATTATCGCCAAGCGCGAAGAAGTCGCGCGCCGCGAGCTCGATACCGCCTTCACCGCTCTCGCAGGAGCCGCCTGATGGCCGGGATCGCGATCGACAAGCTGGTCAAGCGCTATGGCGCGACGCAGGTCGTACACGGCATCGACCTGACGATCGAGGATGGCGAGTTCGTCGTCTTCGTCGGCCCCTCCGGCTGCGGCAAGTCGACGACCTTGCGCATGATCGCTGGGCTCGAGGACATCAACGACGGCACGATCTCGATCGGCGGCCAGGTCGTAAACCGGCTCGAGCCGAAAGAGCGGAACATCGCCATGGTGTTCCAGAACTATGCCATCTACCCGCATATGAGCGTCGCCGAGAACATTGCTTTCGGCCTCTACACCTCCGGGCTCGACAAGGCCGCTAAGCGCAAGCGCGTCGAGGAGGTCGGCGAGGTACTGGGCCTGACGCCGCTGCTGGAGCGCCGCCCTTCGGCGCTTTCGGGCGGCCAGCGCCAGCGTGTCGCCATCGGCCGCGCCATGGTCCGCGATCCCGCCGTATTCCTGTTCGACGAGCCGCTTTCCAATCTCGACGCACAGCTCCGCGCGCAGATGCGGCTCGAGATCAAGCGCCTGCACCAGCGGCTTGGCACCACCATCGTCTTCGTCACCCACGACCAGGTCGAGGCGATGACGCTCGCCGACCGGATCGTGGTGATGCGCGACGGCCATATCCTCCAGGTCGGCGCGCCGATGGAGCTCTACGAGAAGCCGACGGATGTCTTCACCGCCCGCTTCATCGGCTCGCCGACGATGAACATCGTTCCCGCAAAGGCGACGGCGGAGGCTGGCCGCAGCACGCTGCAGCTCGGTGAAACCCCACTCCCCTGGTCCGGCGCACTGCCGGCCGACATCCTCGTCGGCGTCCGGCCACAGGAGCTGCGCGTGCTGGAGCAAGGCGAAGGCGCCGACCTCGTCCTCTCCGGCACGGTCGCGGTCGTCGAGCCGCTCGGACCGGAGACCTTCGTGCATGTCGAGGCTGAAGGCGGGCTGCTGCTCGCCTCGGCTTCGGCCAAGCACCCGCCCGCCGTCGGCAGCGCCGTCAGGCTCGGCGCCCCGGCCTCAGGCTTGCGCCTGTTCGACGCCAAGAGCGAGCGCGCCTTGTGACCTCCCGGCTATCTCGGCCGGACGGGCTCGTGCTGAGCACCGGCCGACTCTATTGCGATCTCGTTTTCCGCGGGCTGGACGCGATGCCGCGCCTCGGCGAGGAACGCTTCGCCGATGAGGTCGCGGTCGTGCCGGGCGGCGGCGGCTTCATCACCGCCGCCCATCTCGTCGGGCTCGGCCGTGCTGCCGCTTTGCTTGCACGTCTTGGCGAAGACCCGTTCTCACAATCGCTTCTGCCCGCGCTTGAGGGCAGCGGCGTCGATCTCGCCTTTCTGGAGCGTGCCGTCGATGCCGGGCCGCAGCTCACTGTCGCCATGGTGCGGGACGGCGAGCGCGCCTTCCTCTCCCGGCGCGCCGGCTCCGCTCGTCCGGCGACGCTTCCCGCTGCGCTCGGCGATGTCCGCGCCTGCCACCTCCATATCGCCGAATTCGCGACGCTGGCCGAGATCCCGCCTCTGGTGACCGACGCCAGGCATCATGGCCTCAGCGTCTCGCTCGATCCGAGCTGGGACGACACGCTGATCCGCTCGCCCGACCTCGTCGCGCGCTGCACCGGCGTCGATGTCTTCCTGCCGAATGCATCCGAAGCCCGCGCGATCGCGGCCTGTGATGATCTCGACGAGGCAGGCCGGCGGCTCGCCCGGCATTTTTCGCTGGTGGCGATCAAGGATGGCGGCGCCGGTGCCCGCCTCTATCAGGGCAATGAGCGCCTTACGCTTCCCGCCGCACCCTGCCAGGCGGTGCTCGACACGACCGGCGCAGGTGACGCCTTCAACGCCGGCTTCCTCTCAGCTTGGCTCGCCGGGAGGATGCCCGAACGCGCCCTCGCCCAAGGCATCGCCTGTGGTACGCTCTCCGTCCAGAGTGTCGGCGGCGCCGGCCGCAAGCTGGACCCGCGCCAGGTCGCTCTCATCGCCGATCAATTGCTCGAAGGGCCCTTGCGCCGCCATGGCTGACGCCCTGCTCACTTGCGAGGCGGCGGAAGCCGCCGCTGTCGCACGCCGCCAATTCACCGAGAATGGCGCGATCATCGCCGATCTCGTCCAGCGCCTGCGCATCAAGCGGCCGGCTTTCGTCGCGACCTGCGCCCGCGGTTCCTCCGACCATGCCGCGACCTATGGCAAATACCTGATCGAGCGGGCGCTCGGCCTGCCCGTCGCTTCGCTGGGACCGAGCCTCGCTTCGGTCTATGGCGGCGAACTCGACCTCTCTCGCGCCCTGTTCATCGCCGTCTCGCAGTCGGGCCGCAGCCCCGATGCGCTGCTGCTGACCGAGGCTGCGAAGCGGGCCGGGGCATTCGTAGTCGGCTTCGTCAACGACGAGACGTCCCCCCTCGCCGGCATGGTCGACATGCTCGTGCCGCTACGAGCGGGGCCCGAACGCAGCGTCGCCGCGACCAAGAGCTTCCTCGCCACCTGCCTCGCCTTCTTGCATCTGACAGCGGAATGGGCACGGGACGAAGCCTTGTCCTCTGCCCTGACGCAGGCGCCCGAGGTGCTCGACGCCGCCGGATGCTGCGACTGGAAGCCGGCCCTGCTGTCCTGGCGCGAGGCTCGCAGCCTCTATGTGATCGGCCGGGGCCTTAGTTTCGGCATCGCCCAGGAGATCGCGCTCAAGTTCAAGGAAACGTGCCGCATCCATGCCGAGGCCTTCAGCGCCGCCGAGGTGCTGCACGGACCGCTGGCACTGGTCGGGCCCGGCTTCCCGGCGCTGGCGCTCGATCCGGGCGATGAAGGCAGCGAGAGCGTTTGCGCCGCGGCTACCGCCTTCACCGGCCTCGGCGCCGATCTGCGCTATGCCGGCAGTGGTGCCGGCTCAGAAGAGAACCTGCCACTACCACCAGACCTGCCAGCGGCATTGCTGCCGCTGGCACAGGTTCGCGCCTTCTACGGCGCTGTCGCGGCGCTGGCAGAGAGTCGCGGCCTCGACCCCGATCGTCCGCCCCACCTCTCGAAGGTGACGCGGACGGTGTGAGCTCGCGCTATCTGCCGAGCACGAGGTTCGGCAGCCAGGTCGTCAGCGGCGGCCACAGCGTGATCGCGGCCAGCACCGCGAGCAGCGGGATCAGCCAGGGCACGATCGCGCGCGACATCGCCTCGAACGAGATCTTGGCGATCTTCGAGGTGACGAAGAGCACGACCCCGACCGGCGGCGTGATCGTGCCGATCATCAGGTTGAGCACGAAGATCAGGCCGAACTGGATCGGGTCGATGCCGAACTGCGCCGCTGCGGGTGTCAGGATCGGGATCAGGATCAGCATCGCCGCCAGCGCTTCCATGAAGCAGCCGACGAAGAGCAGCAGCAGATTGACGATTAGGAGGAACATCAACGGGTTGCCGGCGAGGTCGACCAGCATCGGCCCGACCGTCTGCGGGATGCGCGAGATCGACAGGCACCAGCCGAGTGCCGCGGCTGTCATCACCAGCGCCAGCACGACACCGGTGGTCTCGACCGTCTGCACCACCAACTCGGGCAGGTCGTTGAGCGAGAAGCTCCGATAGACGAAGAGGCCGAGCACGATCGCATAGGCGGTCGCGACCGCCGCGGCCTCCGTCGGGGTGAAAATACCGGCCATCATCCCGCCGAACAGGATCACCGGCGTCATCAGCGCCCAATGCGCTTCCTTGTAGGCGACCCAGAGCTGTGCCGCGCCGGGGAAAGGATGGCGCGGCAGATCGCGCTTCCTGGCGATATAGACCACCATCGCCATCAGCGCGCCCGCCATCAGCAGGCCCGGGATGACGCCGGCAAGGAAGAGCCCGCCGATCGAGACATCGGCAGAGACGCCATAGATCACCATCGGCAGCGAGGGCGGGATGATCGGCCCGATCGTGGCGGAGGCGGCCGTGATCGCTGCCGCCGTCTCGGCGTCGTAACCCTCGTCCTGCATCGCCTTGATCTCGAGCGTGCCGACGCCGCCGGCATCGGCCACCGCCGAGCCCGACATGCCGGCGAAGATCACGCTGGCGAGGATGTTGGCGTGGCAGAGCCCGCCGCGCAGCCAGCCGACGCAGGCTGTGGCGAAGGCGAAGATCCGGTCGGTGATCCCCGCCGAATTCATGATGTTGCCCATCAGGATGAAGAGGGGCGCCGCCAGCAGCGGGAAGGAGTTGGCCGATTGCGCGATCTTCTGCGGCACGATCCCGAGCGGGAAGCCGCCAAAGAAGGCGAAGGCAACCGCGGCCAGGCCCATCGAGACGAAGAGGGGCACGCCCATCAGCAGGGCGATGAACCAGACCGGCAGGATCTGCAGCATCAAGGTGCTCATAGCGGCTGCGTCCCCGGCTCGGCAGTCTCGATCTTGCGGCCGGCGAGTACGTCGCCGATCTCGGCCAGTGCCTGCAGGATCAGCGCGAGGCCAGCTAGCGGCATCACGACGTAAAGCGCCGCGCTCGAAACCGGCAGCGCGATCGATTCGACATCCCAGGTCCGCTCGATCAGGCCGAAAGAGTAGCGGACCAGAATCGCGGCGAAGAGGATGATCGCGGCTTGCGTCACGATTTCGAGCAGTCGCCCCGCCGATTTTGGCAGGAGGTCGGCGAAGACCGTGATCCGGATATGCGAGCGCCGCCTCGCCGCTATGATCCAGCCGACGAAGCCGGTCCAGACGAGGAGGTACTGCGCGAGCTCGTCGGTCCACGCGAGCGGAGCGTTGAGCTGGCGCGAGGCGACGCCGAGCAGCACGGCGATTAGCAACGCCAATAACAAGCCGACCGCGGCGGCGCGCACGAGGCGATCTGTGAGAGTGACGAGGGATTTCACGGAATGACCGACCTCAGCCTTGATGCCATTCGAAAGGGAGGCGCGCCGTCATGCTCGCCCTTGTGGCGAGCATCCACGTCTTGAACATCGCGTTCGATCAGCTACGCGAAGACGTGGATGGTCGGGACAAGCCCGACCATGACGGTGAAGCGACAGGTCGCTCACAGCGCCGCGAGCGCGTCCCAGGTGCCCTTGCCCCATTTGCTCTCGAACTGCTTGGGCAGCGTGGCGAGCACCGGCTTGCTGAAGCTTTCGAGGTCCGGTTCCGTGACGCTCATCCCCGCGGCCTTCAGGGTCGCGACCAGGCTGCCCTCCTGGCTTGTGAGTTCCGCATCCTGCCAGGCGACACCGTTGGCGATCGCGGCTTCGAGGACTGTCCGGTCAGCGTCCTTCAGCCCCTTCCAGAAGTCCTGGTTGATGACGATGAGGCGCGGCGTGATGATGTGGCCGGTGAGGATGAGGTGCTTCTGCACCTCCTGCAATTTGGCGCTGTGGATGGTCGGCAGCGGGTTTTCCTGGCCATCGACCGCGCCCTGGCTCAGCGCCAGATAGAGCTCGTTGAAGTTGACCGGCGTCGCCTTGGCGCCCCAGGCCTCGACCATGGCGCGGAAGGTGTCGACCGGCGGCACGCGCAGCTTCAGGCCGGCGACGTCTGCGGCGCTCTTCACCGCCTTCGAGCCGGTGGTCAGGTGGCGCTTGCCGTAATAGGTCACCGCCGCCATGCGCAGGCCGCGCTTCTTGATCAGCTCCTCGTTCATCTGGGTGAAGACCGGCGCCTTGGCCACCTTGCTCATATGGGCCGGGTCGCGCCAGAGATAGGGCGCCTCGACCACCGAGAGCTGCGGCAGGAACGAGCCGAGCGCGGCGGCGCCGTCGGTCGTCATGGTCAGCGCGCCCGAAGCGACCGATTCCATCATGTCCTTGCCGGAGCCGAGCTGGCCGGCCGGAAAGGACTGGATGTCGACGCGGCCCGAGGTCTTCTCCTTTACCTCCTTGGCGATGCGATCGACCATCTGCACCTGCGGATGGGTGGTCGGCAGCATCTCGCCCCAGCGCATCACCGTCGCCTGCGCCCGCAGCACGCTCGGCATCGCTATCGTGGCGCCGACCGTAGCGGAGCCCGCGAGAAAGGCGCGTTTCGTCAGCTTGATCATCGTCGTTCTCCTCCCTGCGCGGCCGGTTTTCCGGCTCGCTGTTCCAGCGCCTTTGTCTCGATCGGCGCCTGATCGTGGTCAGTAGCTCATCGCCCGGGTTCGGGCGTTGTTGATGTGCGCGCTCATCTCCGCTGCGGCCGCTTCCGGATCGCGCGCCTCGATCGCCGTGATGATCTTGAGATGGTCCTGCATCACCGGGATCAGGATGTGGTTCTGGATGCGCGTCTCGTATTGCCGGATCAGCCTTATCTTCAGCCAGGTGACGCGGAAGGCCTGGCTGACGATGTCGTTGTCGAGATGATCGATGATCATCTCGTGCATCAGCCGGTCGACATCCTCGGCATCCTCGATCAACGTCTCGTCGCCGCCGGCCTCGGCCCGGCGGATGATCGCCTCGTGCCGCTCGCGCTGCTCGGCGATCTCGGCGTCGGTCGCGTTCCTGGTATAGGCCGCCGTCGCCTCCTTCTCGAGGAAGAGGCGGAACTGGAAGGCGTTGCGGATCAGGTTGAGGTCGACATGGGCGACCTGCATGCCGCGCTGCGGCACGGTCTTGATCAGTCCCTCCGCCTCTAGCCGCGGGATCAGCTCGCGGATCGCGCCGAGCGGGAAGCCCGTCATCGCGACGAGCTCGCGCTGGGTGACGAACTGGCCCGGCCGGATCTCGCGGGCGAGCAGCCGCTCGGTGAAGCTGGCATAGGCCCGCTCCCTGAGCTTCAGCGGCTCGCCGTCGCGGTCCGGATCGGGCTGGCTCATCGCGTCCTCCTTCAGGCGGCTTTCGCTCGGGTGATCCGGTCGAAGGCGGCGAACAGCGCCTTGCGCTGGCCCTCGTCGAGCGCAACCAGCGGCGCCCGCATCGGGCCATAGCCGGCATCGCCATGGAGATGGCCGACCAGCGCCTTCACCGCCGGCAGCACCGGATAGGAGCAGATCTCGTCGACCAGCGCGTTCACCGTGGCATCCTCGGCGCCCTCGTAGACGATCGGGCGCAGCAGATGCGGCACGAGGTTGGCAGCACCGCAGATCGAGCCCTGCGCGCCGGCACGAACGGCTCGGCCGAGCAGGCGCTCGTCGCCGACCAGGATGGCGAGCTCGCCATGCGCCTTCAGGAAGGCCTCGGTCGTCGGGTAGTCGCAGGAGGAATCCTTGACGCCGGTGACGACACCCGGAAACGCCTTCTTCAGTCGCTCGACCAGCCCGACAGAGATGTCGACCGCGGTCACCGAGGGGATGTGGTAGAGGATGGTGTTGCGGGCGGAAGCCCCGAGCTTCTCGAAGAACTGCGAGAACCAGGCATAGAGGCCCTCGTCGCTGACACCCTTGAAGTAGAAGGGCGGCGCGACCAGCAGGCCCTTGGCACCGACATTGAGCGCCGTCTGCGCCTGATCGACCGCCTCGTGCAGCGAGGCGGCGGCGACGCCGGCATAGATCTGCTTGGCCGGGTCGATGCCGGCGCCGACCAAAGCACCGAGCATGGCGGTGCGAGCCGGGCTGCCGAGCGCCGCGCCCTCGCCGGTCGTGCCGAACAGCGTGACGCTATCGCAGCCATTGGCCAGCACATGCTTGGCATGGTGGACGAGCCGCGGCAGGTCGACGGCGCCGCCTTCCCGCATCGGCGTGGTGATGGCGCAGGAGAGGCCGAAGCGGTTGGGGTTCAGAGCCATTGCGAAGCGTCTTTCCGTGAGATGTTCGACTGAGAGGTTGGGCAGGCGATGTCAGCCATCCTTCAACCCTCCGGCGGAGAGGCCGGCGACGATCTCGCGCTGGGCGAGGACGGTCAGCAGCAGGACGGGAAGCGTGACGAGCAGGGCGGCGGCCGCGAGCGGGCCCCAGGAGATCTGCTCGAAGGTCAGCGAATTGTAGACGGCCGAGGGCAGCGTCCGGCTCGCCTTGCCGCCGAGCACGACCGAGAAGATGAAGTTGTTCCAGGAGAAGATGAAGGCGAGGATGCCGCCGACGACGATGCCGGGCCGGGCCAGCGGCAGCGCGACATGGCGGAAGGCCTGCCAGGTCGTGGCGCCGTCGATCCGGGCAGCGTCCTCCAGCTCCATCGGCACGTTCTCGAAATACCCGATCATGATCCAGACGATGATCGGGATGGTGATGACGAGATGGGTGATCACCAGCGCCGTCACCGTGCCGACCAGCCCGGTGATCTGGAACAGCAGGAAGAGCGGGATCAGATAGGACAGTGCCGGCGTCATCCGCGCGACCAGGATCAGGATGGCGAACTTGTGCGCCTTGCCGCGCGCGATCCCGTAGCCGGCCGGCACGCCGACGGCGAGGCCGATCAGCACCGCACCGCCCGTGACCAGGATGGAATTCCAGAGATAGAGCGCGAAGTTATTCTTGGCGAAGACGTCGACATAGTTCGCCAGCGTCGGCGGGCTCGGGATGAACACCGGTGGGAAGGCGGTGTTGTCGAGCTCGTTCTTGAACGAGAGCGAGATCATCCAGAGGAAGACCAGCACCGCCGGCGAGACCAGCACGAAGACCGAGGCGTAGAAGCCGAGCTTGGAGAGGAGCCGCTTCATCACGCGTTCCACTTCGACTTCTGGCGCGCATAGAGCAGCAGCAGCGACAGCATGATGATGATCACGAAGAAGATCACCACGACGGCGGAGGCGTAGCCGATCTTGTAGAACTGGAAGGCCTGCAGATAGAGGAAGATGTTGAGCGTCTCGGACGCCGTCCCCGGCCCGCCCTGGGTGATCACGAAGATCGTGTCGAAGGCCTTCAGCGCATCGATGGTGCGGATCACGATCGCGACCATGATGAAGGGCCAGACCAGCGGCAGCGTGATGTGGCGGAACATGTGCCAGGCATTGGCACCGTCGATCAGCGCGGATTCGTAAGGCTCGCGCGGCAGACCGGCCAATCCGCCGAGCACGATCAGCATCACCAGCGGGGTCCAGTGCCAGACCTCGACCAGGATCAGCGTCGGGATCACGGTATTCGGCGAATAGACCCAGGCCTGCGGGCCGATCCCGACGAGCGAGAGCAGGTAGTTCAGCACGCCGAGCTGGGGGTGGAACATCATCGTCCAGACCAGCGCGACGGCGACGGGCGTCGCCATCATCGGCATCACGAAGATGGTGCGCAGCAGGCCGCGGAACGGGAACTCGCGATGGAAGACCAGCGCCGCAGCCGTGCCGAACAGGATCGGCAGCACGACGGCGAGCACGGTGAAATAGAAGGTGTGCCCCATCGATTCGATGAAGCGCGCATCGCGGAAGAGCTCAGCGAAATTCTGCAGGCCGACGAATTCCGGCCCGCCGCCGATCTTCCAGTCCTGGCTCGACATGTAGAGCGTGAAC
This sequence is a window from Bosea vestrisii. Protein-coding genes within it:
- a CDS encoding carbohydrate ABC transporter permease → MTSTTLPASSLAAPKQIPAGGSADFTPRYWLFSLPAVLIIAGVIVFPWLFTLYMSSQDWKIGGGPEFVGLQNFAELFRDARFIESMGHTFYFTVLAVVLPILFGTAAALVFHREFPFRGLLRTIFVMPMMATPVAVALVWTMMFHPQLGVLNYLLSLVGIGPQAWVYSPNTVIPTLILVEVWHWTPLVMLIVLGGLAGLPREPYESALIDGANAWHMFRHITLPLVWPFIMVAIVIRTIDALKAFDTIFVITQGGPGTASETLNIFLYLQAFQFYKIGYASAVVVIFFVIIIMLSLLLLYARQKSKWNA